In Helicobacter sp. 12S02232-10, the genomic window CAAACTTTTTTTCTAAATCAATTTTTTGGAGATCAAAAACATCTTTCGCATCGCCTTTTATTAAAGCAGGAGCAAATTCAAGAGCCTCATCAACGCTATAAGTCAAAATCGGCGCTAAAAGATGCAATAAATTCTGTACAATTGCTGCCATTGAGCTTTGATGAGCAAGGCGGGATAAAGAGTCTTTTTTATCGCAATAAAGGCTATCTTTGCACAAATCCAGATAAATCCCGCTGAGTTCGTTTGTCAAAAACCCCATTAAGATACTCAATCCTTTTACAAAATCATATTCTCCAAAAAGCGTATTTACCTGCGAAAAAATCTCATCGGCTTTTTTGAGAATCCAACGATCAATTTCGCCTAAATCTCTATAAGATACAAACGCCTCCAAATCATTCGTATTAGCAAGCAAAAATCGGATTGTATTGCGTATCTTGCGATATTGTTCGCTGATTTGTTTAAAAAAATTCGCCGATACACTTAAATCGCTTTGATAGTCATTCATTCCAACCCAAAGCCTTAAGATATCACTCCCATATTCTTTCAAGATAAAATCCAAACTGATAACATTCCCTTTGGATTTACTCATTTTCTCGCCCTTTTCATCAACTGTGAAGCCGTGAGTAACGATGGATTTAAAAGGAGCTTTTCCATTTAAAATACAACTTAAAAGCAAAGAACTTTGAAACCAACCTCTATGTTGATCACTCCCTTCCAAATAAACATCTGCAGGATAATCCCCGCCATCATATTTACCCGAATTTTTTCCGGTTTTTAATACAGCACTCCAAGTGCTACCGCTATCAAACCATACATCTAAAATATGCTTGCCTTTTTCAAGATCTTTAGCTTTGTGCGCCCAAGACGCAGGAAGCAATTCTGTAATGCTCTTCTCCCACCAAGCATCGCAACCTTCTTTTTCAAAAATACCCGCTAAATGCTCCAATACTTCATCTTCAAGGATACTTTCGCCAGTTGCCTTATCTCTAAAAAAAGCAATCGGAACGCCCCAATCTCTTTGCCTTGAAATGCACCAATCAGGACGATTCTCAACCATTGTTCCAATCCTGTTTTTACCGCTTTGGGGATAGAAGGTTGTTTTTTCAATTGCCTCTAATGCGATTTGCCTCAACGTCTTCTTGTCCCTAAAAGGTTTATCCATTAAAATAAACCATTGTGTCGTCGCGCGATAAATCACAGGTTCGTGCGATCGCCAACAATGTGGGTAAGAATGGATAATTTTACTATGCTTTAAGAGTGACTCGCCCAACATCTCAATGATTTTTTGCTGGGCTTTAAAAACGTGCTTACCTAAAAATTCTTGAGGCAAAAGTTTTTCTTTCACAATCACTTCATTAAAACACCCTTTATCATCCACAGGCATTATAATAGGAAGATTATATTTCAATCCCGCATAATAGTCTTCTTCCCCGTGTGCAGGGGCATTATGAACCGCTCCACTGCCATCGCTCAAACTCACGTGATCGCTTAAAATAATCAAAGAATCCCTACCATTAAGAGGATTTTTAGCATAAAGTTTTTCAAGCTCATCAGAAATAAACTCTTTAATGATAGTCCCATCAATAATCTTTTGCTCAAAAAGCTTCTGATGCAATTCTTTAGCCACAATAAAACCATTTTGAGTCAAAACGTATTTTACATTTGGCTTTAATGCAATGCCCGCATTTGCAGGTAATGTCCAAGGAGTTGTTGTCCAAATAACAATCGATCCCTTTTTAATTCCAAGTTTTGAAGCCGAATCATCTTTTAAATCAAATGCCACATAAACCGAATCAGACTCTTTATCGTGATATTCTACCTCCGCATCTGCCAATGCAGTCTCACAAGCCCAACTCCAATAAATAGGCTTACTCCGCTCAACCAAGAGTCCTGCTTTAGCAACTTCGCACAAAACTCTGTAAATATCACCCTCAAAACCAAAATCCATCGTTTTGTAAGGATTGTCAAAATCACCTAAAACCCCTAATTGCAAAAACTCTTTTTTTTGAATCTCAATAAATTCACGCGCGTGCTCTCTGCAAAGTTCGCGGATTTTCTGCTTCGGCAAAGAATCTTTTTTTTCTTTGCCAAGCTTTTTTTCTACTTGCTGCTCAATAGGAAGTCCGTGGCAATCCCATCCGGGTGTATAACGAACGCTACGTCCTTGAAAATAATGGTATTTAACGATGATATCTTTGAGGATTTTATTCAGCGCGTGCCCGATATGAAGATGTCCGTTGGCATAAGGAGGACCATCGTGAAGATTAAAGGTTTTAGAGTGTGCTTGCTCTTTTTCACGGCTTTGCTTCATTCTTTCATAAACTTTATTTTTTTGCCATTTCTCATACCTGCTTGGCTCATTGAGCGGGAGATTTCCCCGCATAGGAAAATCGGTTTGAGGTAAGATAAGCGTATCTTTATAATCCATCAGGGATCCTTCATCATAAAATTCGGCTACATTGTATAAAAAACGGGCTGAAAAATTGATTTAATCCCCCACTTATAATTTCTAATCTATGTCTAAAATCAAAAAAATTTCTCAAAAACTCCAAGTCCCGAATTTTCCTTCTTCATAATCAATAAATGCTTGATGAATATCTTCTTGCGTACTCATCACAAAAGGACCTCTTGCAAAGACTTCTTGTTCTAAAGGTTTTCCGCTTAAAACGCAAGCACAAAAATCCTCGCTCAATGACTCCAATTCTATCACCCCCTCCATATTTTCAAATAAAATAAATTCTCTTTCTTGATAAACCTTTTGTGCATTGATTTTTACCTCGCCTTTAATTACAAGAATCCC contains:
- the ileS gene encoding isoleucine--tRNA ligase, with amino-acid sequence MDYKDTLILPQTDFPMRGNLPLNEPSRYEKWQKNKVYERMKQSREKEQAHSKTFNLHDGPPYANGHLHIGHALNKILKDIIVKYHYFQGRSVRYTPGWDCHGLPIEQQVEKKLGKEKKDSLPKQKIRELCREHAREFIEIQKKEFLQLGVLGDFDNPYKTMDFGFEGDIYRVLCEVAKAGLLVERSKPIYWSWACETALADAEVEYHDKESDSVYVAFDLKDDSASKLGIKKGSIVIWTTTPWTLPANAGIALKPNVKYVLTQNGFIVAKELHQKLFEQKIIDGTIIKEFISDELEKLYAKNPLNGRDSLIILSDHVSLSDGSGAVHNAPAHGEEDYYAGLKYNLPIIMPVDDKGCFNEVIVKEKLLPQEFLGKHVFKAQQKIIEMLGESLLKHSKIIHSYPHCWRSHEPVIYRATTQWFILMDKPFRDKKTLRQIALEAIEKTTFYPQSGKNRIGTMVENRPDWCISRQRDWGVPIAFFRDKATGESILEDEVLEHLAGIFEKEGCDAWWEKSITELLPASWAHKAKDLEKGKHILDVWFDSGSTWSAVLKTGKNSGKYDGGDYPADVYLEGSDQHRGWFQSSLLLSCILNGKAPFKSIVTHGFTVDEKGEKMSKSKGNVISLDFILKEYGSDILRLWVGMNDYQSDLSVSANFFKQISEQYRKIRNTIRFLLANTNDLEAFVSYRDLGEIDRWILKKADEIFSQVNTLFGEYDFVKGLSILMGFLTNELSGIYLDLCKDSLYCDKKDSLSRLAHQSSMAAIVQNLLHLLAPILTYSVDEALEFAPALIKGDAKDVFDLQKIDLEKKFDLSLSIDFDELLEIRAGFGEAMDTLKKEKIIKSSLELGVGVENESFQNLDQWLIVSEITDSALVPQEKIIATFKTHHSEKNFIIFKTDKHRCPRCWRYVCDCENQLCHRCQEVLEG